The Zerene cesonia ecotype Mississippi chromosome 14, Zerene_cesonia_1.1, whole genome shotgun sequence genome window below encodes:
- the LOC119831660 gene encoding basigin, giving the protein MARTGIILSLACLFLAGLVPSEAQKGEAERETVVRVSAGAPLTVECRLRPEQRAEWRRDGGALPPEMRPVAEAPAPDGRLTARLRAAAARAHLAGTYTCTPERDQRVRVLVQPPAPAGEASSASPAAEERSSEAARELLFDVRSNITLRCELPNDGGLAYVWKKNGTALEEVWEMKERYQLDHGGAEFKVARAVEDDFGNYSCALAGQPQQQLWDVRGRPHLKLPANSNVVEGQKLKLTCRVIGKPYPRVQWSYSNATDEEGNFTDVAALGARVSLGASEQGVPDGALVLEAAARADAGRYRCAAPRAPAAALTTLRVKDMYAALWPFLGICAEVFVLCAIILVYEKRRTKPDLDDSDTDNHDQKKS; this is encoded by the exons ATGGCTCGGACTGGAATAATTTTGTCTTTAGCGTGTCTATTTTTAGCAGGCCTGGTTCCATCAGAAGCACAAA AGGGCGAGGCGGAGCGCGAGACGGTGGTGCGCGTGTCGGCGGGCGCGCCGCTCACGGTGGAGTGCCGGCTGCGGCCAGAGCAGCGCGCCGAGTGGCGGCGCGACGGCGGCGCGCTGCCCCCCGAGATGCGGCCCGTGGCGGAGGCGCCGGCGCCCGACGGCCGGCTCACGGCGCGCCTGCGGGCCGCGGCCGCGCGCGCGCACCTGGCCGGCACCTACACGTGCACGCCTGAGCGCGACCAGCGCGTGCGCGTGCTGGTGCAGCCGCCTGCCCCCGCCG GCGAGGCGAGCTCGGCCAGCCCGGCGGCGGAGGAGCGCAGCTCGGAGGCGGCGCGCGAGCTGCTGTTCGACGTGCGCTCCAACATCACGCTGCGCTGCGAGCTGCCTAACGACGGCGGGCTCGCCTACGTGTGGAAGAAGAACGGCACGGCGCTCGAGGAGGTCTGGGAGATGAAGGAGCGCTACCAGCTGGATCACGGCGGCGCCGAGTTCAAGGTGGCGCGCGCCGTGGAGGACGACTTCGGCAACTACTCGTGCGCGCTGGCCGGCCAGCCGCAGCAGCAGCTGTGGGACGTGCGCGGCCGCCCGCACCTCAAGCTGCCCGCCAACAGCAACGTCGTCGAGGGGCAGAAGCTTAAGCTCACTTGCCGG GTGATCGGCAAGCCGTACCCGCGCGTGCAGTGGAGCTACTCGAACGCGACGGACGAGGAGGGCAACTTCACGGACGTGGCGGCGCTGGGCGCGCGCGTGTCGCTGGGCGCCAGCGAGCAGGGCGTGCCCGACGGCGCGCTCGTGCTGgaggcggcggcgcgcgccgaCGCGGGCCGCTACCGctgcgccgcgccgcgcgcgcccgccgccgcgctcACCACGCTGCGCGTCAAGGACATGTACGCGGCGCTCTGGCCCTTCCTCGGCATCTGCGCCGAGGTGTTCGTGCTCTGCGCCATCATCCTCGTCTACGAGAAGCGCCGCACCAAGCCCGACCTCGACGACTCCGACACCGACAACCACGACCA GAAGAAGTCGTAA
- the LOC119831971 gene encoding pachytene checkpoint protein 2 homolog, whose translation MGIPLHIEVVQRKQSHANKDYIKDMVHSFLSNFASLTPGAIMTESDLEDTVDIKNHVQSITICDVEHDSEVIMTDCEVVYHVYSLDSFGSETDTMMDTASGEEIAAADVWALPAEEFHGLWENLVYDSKLKEDTLRFVETAFEFSDRGVDANVIGWNRVVLLHGPPGTGKTSLCRALAQKLAIRLGDRFPRARLLEINAHGLFSKWFSESGKLVAKLFDRIREIVEDRRLLACVLVDEVESLAHARRAALAGLEPSDSIRAVNAILTQLDRLKRHPNALVLTTSNVTGAIDVAFVDRADIKRLVGPPSERAAYEILRGCCTELMARGIIAPKEHLFALRVLEAARFVDTEGSRASLRLREVASAAAAANISARALRRLPFLARALHARGDTDLLGFIDALQAALRQYLSDIRDLNDENLPLPTLAED comes from the coding sequence atggGTATTCCTCTTCATATAGAAGTTGTACAAAGGAAGCAAAGCCATGCTAATAAAGATTACATCAAAGACATGGTTCAttcttttttatcaaattttgcaTCCTTAACACCTGGTGCAATAATGACTGAAAGTGACTTAGAAGATACTGTAGATATAAAGAACCATGTTCAGTCGATTACCATCTGTGATGTAGAGCACGATTCTGAAGTGATAATGACCGATTGTGAAGTTGTGTATCATGTGTATTCGTTAGATTCTTTTGGCTCGGAAACAGATACTATGATGGATACAGCTTCAGGTGAGGAAATTGCTGCAGCAGATGTGTGGGCTCTCCCGGCTGAAGAGTTTCACGGACTCTGGGAAAATCTTGTTTACGATTCGAAATTAAAGGAAGACACACTTCGCTTTGTTGAGACTGCTTTTGAGTTTTCCGATCGAGGCGTGGATGCGAACGTTATCGGCTGGAACCGAGTAGTGCTTTTACATGGGCCACCGGGAACAGGCAAAACTAGTCTCTGCCGGGCACTCGCCCAAAAGCTTGCGATTCGCTTGGGAGATCGATTTCCTCGCGCTCGTCTGCTAGAAATTAATGCTCACGGTCTATTCTCTAAATGGTTTTCAGAAAGTGGAAAATTGGTCGCTAAATTGTTCGATCGCATTCGAGAAATTGTGGAAGACAGGCGGCTTCTCGCATGTGTACTTGTAGACGAAGTAGAGTCCCTCGCACATGCAAGACGAGCCGCGTTGGCTGGGCTAGAGCCGTCTGATTCGATTCGTGCCGTAAACGCCATCCTTACGCAATTGGACCGACTTAAACGGCATCCTAATGCACTTGTTCTAACAACATCAAATGTGACTGGAGCAATTGATGTAGCTTTTGTGGATAGAGCAGATATTAAGCGCTTGGTGGGACCACCGTCTGAACGTGCAGCCTATGAAATTCTCCGTGGTTGTTGCACCGAGCTAATGGCACGTGGTATTATTGCTCCAAAAGAACATTTATTTGCATTGCGTGTCTTAGAAGCTGCTCGTTTCGTAGATACAGAAGGGTCTAGAGCATCACTGAGATTGCGAGAGGTGGCAAGTGCTGCAGCAGCCGCTAATATATCTGCCCGGGCACTGCGACGGTTGCCCTTCCTAGCCCGCGCTCTGCATGCAAGGGGAGATACAGATCTATTGGGATTCATTGATGCTCTGCAAGCTGCCCTCAGACAGTATCTTAGTGATATTCGTGATTTGAATGATGAAAATTTACCATTACCTACCCTGGCAGAAGATTAA
- the LOC119831970 gene encoding transmembrane protein 209 produces the protein MSLNNSSSLLQRTIDLNYANKKRVKSFKWICVNATFLVIFTYDLSCKCPGYTSMFHYLELVCAGVLAANLVQHALQLLPRRAAALPLSRKQQRLLGLTDTDLDSSFILAENSPAQLPQNASEESAWSVSDAELSLSPRSWRPPSPSPPSPHSSLSPHSPQSPHSPHSPHSPHTPPSPQVTPPHSSSFSERSRDYFIADRNSLTEYLKQYEERALLEAGGAGARAGAAGPAGALAAGALGAGAAWGAPPPHYQLASVDTANSMKSEEGSPQGSPQVWWQLDLDPQRLTQFNLNLRLWIHVTILERLVRELQRVDAALGAGGAGREGAGGGAAEGAGGGAGRVPPERLRALARDVPALAALLPFLEPFPDQRYLVRRIRELAAGGCMSAYKWNGGGADWDESKPTDAELVLHLVATYLDIQTSGGMNGAVGGRSFSSEYLSLEGGAGGAGGAGRLAIVRLARAPPHYALEAGEQRLQLPRGRSNLLLALLCLLAAAARRQPPALARTHLGPAGLNMLWIIGR, from the exons AT gtcTCTCAACAACAGTTCATCCCTACTACAACGCACAATAGACTTAAATTATGCGAACAAAAAGCGGGTTAAGTCTTTCAAATGGATTTGTGTAAATGCCACTTTTTTGGTGATATTTACGTACGATTT ATCATGCAAGTGCCCCGGGTATACGTCAATGTTCCACTATTTGGAGCTGGTGTGTGCGGGCGTGCTGGCCGCCAACCTCGTGCAGCACGCGCTGCAGCTGctgccgcgccgcgccgccgctcTGCCGCTCTCGCGCAAGCAGCAGCGCCTGCTCGGCCTCACTGACACTGATCTAG ACTCATCATTCATATTGGCTGAAAACAGTCCCGCGCAGTTGCCACAGAATGCGAGCGAAGAGAGCGCGTGGTCGGTGTCGGACGCTGAACTGTCTCTGTCGCCACGTTCTTGGCGCCCACCGTCCCCCTCGCCCCCTTCCCCCCACTCTTCGCTCTCCCCCCATTCTCCCCAATCCCCACATTCTCCCCATTCTCCCCATTCTCCACACACGCCACCGTCGCCGCAAGTTACTCCACCACATTCATCATCATTCTCTGAAAGAAGTCGAGATTATTTCATCGCCGACAGGAATTCACTAACAGAATATCTCAA ACAGTATGAGGAGCGCGCGCTGCTGgaggcgggcggcgcgggggcgcgcgcgggcgcggcggggcCCGCGGGGGCGCTGGCCGCGGGGGCGCTGGGCGCGGGCGCCGCGTGgggcgcgccgccgccgcactACCAGCTTGCCAGCGTCGATACAG CAAATAGTATGAAATCTGAAGAAGGATCACCGCAAGGTTCTCCGCAGGTGTGGTGGCAACTCGATCTGGATCCTCAGCGCCTCACACAGTTCAACCTCAATCTGCGATTG TGGATCCACGTGACCATCCTGGAGCGGCTGGTGCGCGAGTTGCAGCGCGTGGACGCGGCGCTGGGCGCGGGCGGGGCGGGGCGCGAGGGCGCCGGCGGGGGCGCGGCGGAGGGCGCGGGCGGGGGCGCCGGCCGCGTGCCGCCCGAGCGCCTGCGCGCGCTGGCCCGCGACGTGCCCGCGCTGGCGGCGCTGCTGCCCTTCCTCGAGCCCTTCCCCGACCAGCGCTACCTCGTGCGCCGCATCCGGG AGTTGGCTGCGGGTGGCTGCATGAGCGCCTACAAGTGGAACGGCGGTGGCGCCGACTGGGACGAGTCCAAGCCCACCGATGCCGAACTCGTTCTGCATCTCGTGGCCACCTACTTGGACATACAG ACGAGCGGCGGCATGAACGGCGCGGTGGGCGGGCGCTCGTTCAGCTCGGAGTACCTGTCGCTGGAGGGcggggcgggcggcgcgggcggggcGGGGCGGCTCGCCATCGTGCGGCtggcgcgcgcgccgccgcacTACGCGCTGGAGGCGGGCGAGCAGCGGCTGCAGCTGCCGCGCGGGCGCAGCAACCTGCTGCTGGCGCTGCTGTGCCTGCTGGCCGCGGCCGCGCGCCGCCAGCCGCCCGCGCTGGCGCGCACGCACCTCGGGCCCGCCGGCCTCAACATGCTGTGGATCATCGGCCGCTGA